TCGTTTCACCTCTTCATTCTTGCCGATCCAGATCGGTCCCAATCCGAGAATCGACACCTGCCAGGTATACCAGTGTGAGAGAGAATAGAATCCAAGGATCTCAGAATATGCGGTGTTGCGCGCCGAGTCCCACCGGCAGTCTGCAGAGTCGCCATACTCGGCCGGAGTAAGAAAGTAGTAAAAGACCTTCTCGCTCTTGAGAAAATCGAGAAAGTCCTGATACCAGATCACCTCATGATCTTCATGTTTCAGCGCACGCTTTCCCTTCTTCTCGAAAAAGTCGACGGTGGCGCGAAAGATTTTCCGGGTCGTCTCATCGTACTGATCCCAGGTTTCGTTTAACGGATGAAAAAGGGCCATGTGCGATCATGGCCCCCGGCCGGAATTCGACAAGCGAAAGACGCATCGGCGTCAGGAATAAAAACGCGGAAGGCTTCCGATGAAGATGATGTAAGCGCCGAAAAGAACCAGAATCGCACCTGTAATATAGCGCGCTATCCACTCCCTCTCGTGCAATCCAGGCAGCCTCGCTCGACTCCAGTGTGAGAAGTAACCGGTTGCAAGTATGGGAACGGAAAATCCGACGGAATAGATAAGCAGCAGCGTAATTCCCGAAGAGAGTTGGCCCTGCGAAGCGACCATAGTCAGAACACCCGACAGGAAGGGGCCGATACAGGGAATCCAGACAAGCCCGAGGCTCATACCGATCCAGAGGCCCGACCACTTCCCATCAGGTCGGACCTGGATGCCGGCGAACCACCGCACACTCTTAAACAGATTGATATTCAGGAGCGTCAGAATACCGAACAGGAGGATTATGCCGCCCCCTACCTTTTCTATATATTGGATGCGTCCCATCAGAAACGATCCGAAAAGAGAACTGATGATTCCCATAACCACAAAGGTTATACTCAGGCCGATTACAAGCAGCAGAGGCCTCCATCGGTCGTCTCGATGAGTGCCCGTAACGATGATGGGCAGAATGGGCAGAACGCAGGGCGACACAACGCTTGCGAAGCCCGCTCCTAAAGCAGCGAACGATTGAACGAGTGCAAACTGCATGACAATACCTCAGGGTAGCCTGCTGATATCGCTCATGAGCACGGCTTCGGATTGTATGCCCGGAGGGAACGCCGAAACAGGCTTGCCGGCCTTATCGAGGATTACAAGATACGGTAGAGCCCGAACGCCATATTCATAAAAAAGCGGACGATTGTCGGCTTCATTCACGCTGATATAAACATATCTGACCTTCGACTCGATGCGCTTCTTCATCGACTGTAAGATCCTGTCCTGGGTCTGGCAGGGCGCTCCGTTTGGATTGATAAAGAATAGAAGCAGATTCTCCTTCCCTTTGGCTTCTTTGATCTCCAGCTCGGCGCGGGAGCGAGGTGCGTTTGAAACCGACTCTTGCCTATCGGAGCTCTCTTCACCGCAGCCGGCAAGGAACCCAAACATGACAACGACCAATGCAGCTGAAATGTGAAATTGCAGAATAGAAAGGGACTTCGCCTTATTGTATGCTTTCATCGCATTTTCTTCGAGAGCCCGAGGTTTCGGGTTACCCGACATCAGCACAGTTTCAATTGGGCGAGGTCAAACAGGTCGAGACTGAGAATGGAAACAAGTTCGCCAGGCACGGATTATTTTGCTTCACGACCTCTCCGTCCCGCCTCGTAGAGCCTATTGCTATTCTGACCGGCCCACCCTCTGCAACAGCCTTATCGGCAAAATCACTCTCCAGTGTATGAACAACCTTGTAGTGAGCAAGCAACGAGGCCAGTTCACAGACCGTCCCAGCAGGAGGTCGCTCTATTAAAAAGCCAAGGGCTCTGTTTGCAGGAGTAGAGTAGCGCGGATCATTTCGATTTTTTCTGACATACTCCAGCAGCACATCCTGAGTCTCAGGAAGATTCAGTTTCGCTATTGCAGCAATAGCAGCATAATGCTCATACCCATCTCGCTTCAGAGATATGGCTCTTTTTAACCAGGAATATCCCTCCGGCAAATTCCAGACACCGATCAGTTCATAAGCAGTTCGACGCAGAAGCGGCGACGCGCTGTCATCTGCAGCCGCGCGAAGAACGGGCGCTTCACCGAACAACTCTCGCGTCTGCTCGAAATACAGACGCGCAAATCCATCCCGCTCGCTGAGAAAATTCTTTTCGAACGGAGCTCCTTGAGGATCAAGCATGTCGTAATTTAAATAAGTATAAAAAGCGGGATCTTTTCGCCCATAGTACTGAATCGATGAAACATGACCATCATCAGGATAAAGATCAAGAGTGGCCTGCATCAAGGTGCCCGTATAATAATACCCGGACCTTCCCGGTGCAGTATAACCTCCTCCAAGAGCGGCTCCAGAAATCCGCAATACTGCCCTCGCCGGAGCCTTCCCGGAAACGACCTTATATCCGGAATATGTGAGCAGTCGCTTTACCGTCTCAGCAGCCCAGGCATCGGGAGTTTTTGCCGGCAAATCAAGTTTCACCTCTACAGAAATCGTTTGAATATTCTTTAACTGATCAGGCGTTGCGGGTTGACCTTCAGCAGCAGGCAGATACCTATCAGCCTGTGGCGACACGGCGCAGGCGCTGAGGACCACTATGAAAAAAACTTTCAAGCCATTGCGTCGAAGCATGATCGACCAATACAACCCTCTACACCATTGTCAACATCAATTCAATCAGTATATTTTCCAATTAGCTACATTGTATCGCAATCACTCCCTCTGCACGAGGCCGCCCAATAATACCCAAAGCCCGCACGAGGCCGCCCCATAATACAAAAAGCCCGCATGAAGCGGGCTTTAGGGGATGAGATGCATCGTAATCGTCTGCGATCAGCAGACGGGCTTTGCGGTCAGGGAGATCTAATCCTGGGTAGGGCTTCCCGCTTAGTTGCTTTCAGCGGTTATGCACACCGAACATGGCTACCCGGCTATGCCGCTGGCGCGACAACCGGCGCACCGGAGGTTCCTGCTCGAAATGTTCCCCTCACAGTCAGGCTCCTATGTGCTTTTACACTCTGCGCACGATTTTCGGCCGTGCTGCGGGAACCCCGTTCGGCATTTCCATACAGGATTAGAAATGGGTGAAGAAAGAATCCGTAATCATATCAACGGAAGAAACATGATTACGGTCAGTGAATGGTGAGGGCGGAAAGTTTTTACGGATCAGGGACCCCGTAGTATCATATAGTTCTCAACCCTTACCGGTTCCCAAATCATTCGGGCAAATGCCCGGAGGGTGCACTCAGAAAAAAATTCAACAGCTCATCGGCCGCCGAAAAATGAGACACGGTCGGACCGATCAGGAAAGCCGGTAAATACGGATAACCACCGGGCAAAGAATGCCCTCCGCCTTTGACGCGCAAAAGCCTTACCCTTCCATCGGAGTAAAAGCGGTATCGGCCCCACTGCGTATCGCGAACACTTTCCTGTCCGGGAGGACTTCCCAGCTTCTCCGCCCAGAAGCTCGCGCTTGCTTCAGAAGAAAGCACCGCACCCTTATCCTGCCCGAAAAGCGTAACCTTCCCTCCACCGAAAGGGTTTATAGGATCGGCGTCTCCGTTAATGATCAAGAGGCGCGGAACATGGCGACGGGCTGGTTCCAACACACAGTTAAGGCTGGAATTTTCCGGAAAATTAGCGCTTACCACTCCCAGGGCTTCAAAGCGTTCACCTGCTTCCAATCCAAGTCGATATACCATGTGGCCGCCGTTAGAGAACCCTACTGCAAAGACGCGATTCGGATCGACACCCTGGTTTTCGACGAATTCGTCCAGCAGTGCCAGCAAGAACTTCGTATCAGCAACATTCTCCTGATGAGCCTGATCAGATACGTTTTTACGACAATCATTCCAGTGTCCACCGACTCCGTCCGGGTAAAGAGTTATAAAACCATGGCGATCGGCCAGCTCTTCGAAACGGTAACGCCATAAACGTCGGAAATGCTCGCCCGAACTGCGCGAACCGTGCAGCATGAGAATCAGCGGAAGACCGGGCTTCAGCGTCGCCGGACGATAGTAATCGAAACGGCGCGACCGACCTTCTATCTGGAGATTACCCGTTTCAACCTTTCCGCTCAGCCCGGGCAAGCTTACCGGAGCGTATAACCCATAGGCCAGCCAGACTGCACCACAAAACAGTAGAAACAAGAAGCCGAACAGAATCCTGAATAAAGTATTCCTGATCATGAGATTCTCCTGTTAAACAAGGTCACTTCGTGAATTGCCAGGAAGTCCGAAGGTTCGACCAGGAGCTTCCTGGACCAGAGCATATAGCCTCTGGAATATGGAAACCTACTTCAATAATGTAATCGGAAAACAATGGACCGTAAAGGCAAGCGTCTCCACGCCGCCTCATAATAAAAAAGCCCGCACGAGGCGGGCTTTTCAGGGTAAAACAAAACCGGCACGAAGCCGGTTTTGTGGATGAGATGCATCGTAATCGTCTGCGATCAGCAGACGGGCCTTGCACCACCGGACTCTGTCGAAGAGTCCAGAGTAATATGGTCAAGCCTCACGACATATTAGTACTGCTCGACTGAGCGTGTTACCACACTTACATCTGCAGCCTATCAACCTCGTAGTCTTCGAGGTGTCTTCAGGGCCTTGCGGCCAGGGAGATCTAATCTTGGGTAGGGCTTCCCGCTTAGATGCTTTCAGCGGTTATCCACACCGAACATGGCTACCCGGCTATGCCGCTGGCGCGACAACCGGTGCACCGGAGGTTCGTCCATCCCGGTCCTCTCGTACTAAGGACAGATACCCTCAAATCTCCAACGCCAGCAGCGGATAGGGACCGAACTGTCTCACGACGTTCTGAACCCAGCTCGCGTGCCGCTTTAATTGGCGAACAGCCAAACCCTTGGGACCTGCTCCAGCCCCAGGATGCGACGAGCCGACATCGAGGTGCCAAACCGCGCCGTCGATATGAACTCTTGGGCGCGATAAGCCTGTTATCCCCGGAGTACCTTTTATCCGTTGAGCGATGGCCCTTCCACACAGAACCACCGGATCACTAAGCCCGACTTTCGTCCCTGCTCGAGATGTCCCTCTCACAGTCAGGCTCCCTTGTGCCTTTACACTCTACGCACGATTTCCGGCCGTGCTGAGGGAACCTTTGGGCGCCTCCGTTACTCTTTAGGAGGCGACCGCCCCAGTCAAACTGCCCGCCTAACAATGTCCCGATGTTTCTCGCACCGGTTAGAATTCCAACCCGATAAGGGTGGTATTTCAAGGGTGACTCCACAGAGGCTGGCGCCTCCGCTTCAAAGTCTCCCACCTATCCTGCACATACCAGATCAGAATTCAATGCCAGGTTACAGTAAAGGTTCACGGGGTCTTTCCGTCCAGCTGCTGGTATCCCGCATCTTCACGGGAACTAGAATTTCGCCGAGCTGCCTGCTGAGACAGCGGGGAGGTCGTTACACCATTCGTGCGGGTCGGAACTTACCCGACAAGGAATTTCGCTACCTTAGGACCGTCATAGTTACGGCCGCCGTTTACCGGGGCTTCGGTTCCGAGCTTCGCCTTGCGGCTAACCAGTCCCCTTAACCTTCCGGCACCGGGCAGGTGTCAGTCCCTATACGTCCACTTGCGTGTTTGCAGAGACCTGTGTTTTTGTTAAACAGTCGCCACCCCCTTTTCACTGCGGCCCCCTCAGACTCCAGACGCAGGTCCTTCATCCTAACGGGGCGCCCCTTCTCCCGAAGTTACGGGGCCATTTTGCCGAGTTCCTTAGCAAGCATTCTCTCGAGCGCCTCGGGTTTCTCACCCAGCCCACGTGTGTCCGTTTGCGGTACGGTCGCCGCTCGGTCTCACTTAGAGGTTTTTCTCGCCGGTCTGGGGTCATCAACTTCATTCATCCGTAGAATCACTCGGTCCAGTCCTCCGCTCAACGTGCGGATTTGCCTGCACGTCTCATAGCCTACAACCAGACACGGGGTAAACCAACACCCCGATTGACTACCCTCCCGGGTCACCACATCGCTCAAACAACCGAACGGCGGTACAGGAATATAAACCTGTTTCCCATCGGCTACGCCACCTGGCTTTGCCTTAGGGGCCGACTCACCCCCGGCGGATTGGCCTTGCCGGGGAATCCTTGGGCTATCGGCGAGGGGGAATCTCACCCCCTTTTTCGCTACTCATGCCGGCATTCTCACCTGTAAGCGCTCCAGCGGCTCTTACGATCCGCCTTCAATGCTGAATACAGCGCTCCCCTACCACTCCTTACGGAGTCCGTGCCTTCGGCGTCACGCTTAGTCCCGTTACATTTTCGGCGCAGGAACACTTGACCAGTGAGCTATTACGCACTCTTTAAATGGTGGCTGCTTCTAAGCCAACATCCTGGTTGTCTGTGTATCCCCACCTCCTTTGCCACTCAGCGTGTACTTTGGGGCCTTAAACGACGGTCCGGGCTCTTTCCCTTTTGAGCGCGAAGCTTATCCCTCGCGTTCTGACTGCCGACCTCTGGAATCATGGTATTCGAAGTTTGATAGGGTTTGGCAGACTGGTAGGTCCCCTGATCCCTTTCAGTGCTCTACCCCCATGATTGAACGATCGACGCTAGCCCTAAAGCTATTTCGGGGAGAACCAGCTATCGCCAGCCTTGATTGGCCTTTCACCCCTACCCACAGCTCATCCCGTAGCTTTTCAACGCTAATGAGTTCGGTCCTCCAGTGGGTTTTACCCCACCTTCAACCTGGCCATGGGTAGATCGACTGGCTTCGGGTCTACTCCGTGCTACTGAACGCCCTGTTCAGACTCGCTTTCGCTCCGGCTCCGGGATTCCCTCCCTTAACCTTGCAACACAGAGTAACTCGCCGGCTCATTCTGCAAAAGGAATGCAGTTGCACATATGCAGTGCTACCACACCTTGTAGACCTACGATTTCAGGTTCTATTTCACTCCCTTCTCAGGGTTCTTTTCACCTTTCCCTCACGGTACTCGTCCACTATCGGTCATCGACGTATATTTAGCCTTACGGGGTGGTCCCCGCAAATTCCAACCCGGTTTCACGTGCCGGATCGTACTCAGGTGTCTTCTAAGAGTGTTCTGCTTTTCGCCTACGGGGCTATCACCCGCTCTGGCCGGACTTTCCAGACCGTTCGACTAAACAGAACATTTGTAACTCTTCGGAGCCTCACAGGCAGCTCCATAAAGATCCTATAACCCCCATGCTACAGCGACCTGCGCCTGTAACGTAGACATAGGTTTGGGCTCTTCCGCTTTCGCTCGCCGCTACTGACGGAATCGAGGTTTCTTTCTTTTCCTCGGGGTACTCAGATGTTTCAATTCCCCCGGTATGCTCCCTCTCGGGTGACGGGATTTCTTCCCGCCGGGTTTCCCCATTCGGATACCGCCGGATCAAAGCCTGGTTACGGCTCCCCGACGCTTTTCGCAGCAACCCGCGTCCTTCTTCGCCTGTCGATGCCAGGGCATCCTTCGTAGGCCCTTACTTACTTGACCATATTACTACGGCCTTTTCGTGCTTTCACAACAGACTTCACAGCCTATCACTACTCGCTCTCCATCTTTATCCGCTCTCCATACTTTCTCACGAAAAATGGCGCCGATACAAACGGAGCAAAGGACTTCCTTACTTACCCTTTTGCAGTTTAGATTCTCATCTACACTTTCACGATTTACTATTTACTTGCTTCTTCTCGAGAGTTATTACTGAAATAAACTCCGCATCACTGCGGATTTATCCAGCTCGACGAATTTGCATTCTTGTCAGTATGAGATTCTCATCCACGATCCCATACCTCACTTTTAAAGAACGCTGATCTTTAAAAACCAGAGGAAAACTCAATTGCGAGAGCAGATTTCGCTCTATCAGGAAACTCACACCTTCTGTTAACAACCTGTGATATACATTGCTGCATATCACTTCTCCTTATAAAGGAGGTGATCCAGCCGCACGTTCCCGTACGGCTACCTTGTTACGACTTCACCCCCCTCACCGATCTTGCCTTGATAATCTGCCTCCTTGCGGTTAGCCGGACCACTTCGGGCACTACCAACTCGGGTGGTGTGACGGGCGGTGTGTACAAGGCCCGGGAACGTATTCACCGCGGCATGCTGATCCGCGATTACTAGCGATTCCGACTTCATGGAGTCGAGTTGCAGACTCCAATCCGAACTGAGATCGGCTTTCTCGGATCTGCTCCATCTCACGACTTCGCTTCCTTCTGTACCGACCATTGTAGCACGTGTGTAGCCCCGGACATAAAGGCCATGAGGATTTGACGTCATCCCCACCTTCCTCCGGTTTATCACCGGCAGTTCCGTGCGAGTCCCCAACTTAATGATGGTAACACACGGTAGGGGTTGCGCTCGTTGCGGGACTTAACCCAACATCTCACGACACGAGCTGACGACAACCATGCAGCACCTGTGCACCAGCCTCGCGGAGGGCGTATCTCTACGCCTGTCTGATGCATGTCAAGCCCGGGTAAGGTTTTTCGCGTATCATCGAATTAAACCACATGCTCCACCGCTTGTGCGGGCCCCCGTCAATTCCTTTGAGTTTCACTCTTGCGAGCATAGTCCCCAGGCGGTAGACTTAATCCGTTTGGTTTGACACTGAAGGGGTTGATGCCTCCAACGTCTGGTCTACAACGTTTAGGGCGTGGACTACCAGGGTATCTAATCCTGTTTGATCCCCACGCTTTCGTGCATGAGCGTCAGTCTCCGTCCAGCAGGCTGCCTTCGCCATTGGTGTTCCTCCCGATATCTGTGCATTTCACCGCTACACCGGGAATTCCGCCTGCCTCTCCGGGACTCCAGACTGCCAGTTTCGAAAGCAGGCTGAGGGTTGAGCCCTCAGTTTTCACTCCCGACTTAACAGTCCGCCTGCGCACCCTTTACGCCCAGTGATTCCGAACAACGCTTGCACCATACGTATTACCGCGGCTGCTGGCACGTAGTTAGCCGGTGCTTCAGACAGGTACCGTCACTTTCTTCTTCCCTGTTTGTTGTGCTTTACAACCCGAGGGCCTTCATCGCACACGCGGCGTCGCTGCGTCAGAGTTGCCTCCATTGCGCAAGATTCTTAACTGCTGCCTCCCGTAGGAGTCTGGACCGTGTCCCAGTTCCAGTGTGGCCGTTCACCCTCTCAGGCCGGCTACCGATCGCCGGCTTGGTGAGCCGTTACCTCACCAACTACCTAATCGGACGCAGGCTTCTCCACAGACGCATTGCTGCTTTGACCATAATTACCGTGGTAACCATGGTGTTATGCGGTATTAGCCTTCCTTTCGAAAGGTTATCCCCCATCCGTGGGCAAATTACCTACGTGTTACTCACCCGTTCGCCGCTCGCCACCCGAAGTGCTGCCGCTCGACTTGCATGTTTAAGACGCGCCGCCAGCGTTAGTTCTGAGCCAGGATCAAACTCTCCGTTATGAATCTATCTTGCGATAGATTACACGTTTTTTCGAACGTGCATGCTTATCCGATTCACATCGAGCATACACGCTGCGCGGCCTTTACTTGATTCAAGACCGCACCTTACGGAACAGAAAGTCCTGACGAAATCTGGACTACTCGCTTTTGAGCTTTCCTTCTGGATTTTAAAGATCAATACTGTTTTCTGCCCGGCCTCACTTCATCTCGCAGGAGATTCCGTTACTGCCGCTTTGCTCGACATTACATCGAGCCGGCTTCTGCAACCTTCTGGGTCGCTGCTCCCTTCTACAAGAGAGCGTTTAGCCCGTCGCTGTGATCGCTCACTCGGGGCTTCCAGTGGCTTTGATCTCATCGATCATCGCCGCCGGAGATGACCATCTGTTTCAAGATGGCCTCGCAGTCAATCCGCTTTTATGTTCTACATTCCCTTCTTTCGCAAATTTTCAAGATCGCTCTCGAAAACTTGCTTATCGGCGATTTGCTCCGAAAAGCTTCACCGACAAAGGGCAGAGCGACATAATCTCGTCTAACCGCTTCCCGCCACATCACTACAGCGGAAGATCAAAGAAACGTACACGCCTCTACGGTCAAATCATTTTTATGTCCAGGAGCGCAAAAAGATGAGAGAACCTGTTGTTTTTTGTAGTTCATACGTCGTATTCTAATAAGAAGC
This region of Leptonema illini DSM 21528 genomic DNA includes:
- a CDS encoding cytochrome c biogenesis CcdA family protein, with translation MQFALVQSFAALGAGFASVVSPCVLPILPIIVTGTHRDDRWRPLLLVIGLSITFVVMGIISSLFGSFLMGRIQYIEKVGGGIILLFGILTLLNINLFKSVRWFAGIQVRPDGKWSGLWIGMSLGLVWIPCIGPFLSGVLTMVASQGQLSSGITLLLIYSVGFSVPILATGYFSHWSRARLPGLHEREWIARYITGAILVLFGAYIIFIGSLPRFYS
- a CDS encoding TlpA family protein disulfide reductase; protein product: MKAYNKAKSLSILQFHISAALVVVMFGFLAGCGEESSDRQESVSNAPRSRAELEIKEAKGKENLLLFFINPNGAPCQTQDRILQSMKKRIESKVRYVYISVNEADNRPLFYEYGVRALPYLVILDKAGKPVSAFPPGIQSEAVLMSDISRLP
- a CDS encoding HEAT repeat domain-containing protein, whose protein sequence is MLRRNGLKVFFIVVLSACAVSPQADRYLPAAEGQPATPDQLKNIQTISVEVKLDLPAKTPDAWAAETVKRLLTYSGYKVVSGKAPARAVLRISGAALGGGYTAPGRSGYYYTGTLMQATLDLYPDDGHVSSIQYYGRKDPAFYTYLNYDMLDPQGAPFEKNFLSERDGFARLYFEQTRELFGEAPVLRAAADDSASPLLRRTAYELIGVWNLPEGYSWLKRAISLKRDGYEHYAAIAAIAKLNLPETQDVLLEYVRKNRNDPRYSTPANRALGFLIERPPAGTVCELASLLAHYKVVHTLESDFADKAVAEGGPVRIAIGSTRRDGEVVKQNNPCLANLFPFSVSTCLTSPN
- a CDS encoding alpha/beta hydrolase family esterase, giving the protein MIRNTLFRILFGFLFLLFCGAVWLAYGLYAPVSLPGLSGKVETGNLQIEGRSRRFDYYRPATLKPGLPLILMLHGSRSSGEHFRRLWRYRFEELADRHGFITLYPDGVGGHWNDCRKNVSDQAHQENVADTKFLLALLDEFVENQGVDPNRVFAVGFSNGGHMVYRLGLEAGERFEALGVVSANFPENSSLNCVLEPARRHVPRLLIINGDADPINPFGGGKVTLFGQDKGAVLSSEASASFWAEKLGSPPGQESVRDTQWGRYRFYSDGRVRLLRVKGGGHSLPGGYPYLPAFLIGPTVSHFSAADELLNFFLSAPSGHLPE